One Desulfobulbus propionicus DSM 2032 DNA segment encodes these proteins:
- a CDS encoding hydrogenase iron-sulfur subunit, producing MSGQAKIIAFCCNWCSYAAADLAGISRLQYPGSIRIIRVMCSGMVHPEMVLHALNRGAEGVMIIGCHLGECHYIRGNEMALARAEVIADTLEDLGYESERFQLTWVSSAEPERLADAFRSMSARLAVLRGETPAETEAGE from the coding sequence ATGAGCGGGCAAGCCAAGATCATTGCCTTCTGTTGCAACTGGTGTTCCTATGCCGCGGCCGACCTGGCCGGCATCTCCCGATTGCAGTATCCGGGCTCGATCCGCATCATCCGCGTGATGTGCTCGGGCATGGTCCATCCGGAGATGGTCCTCCATGCTCTCAACCGGGGGGCCGAAGGGGTGATGATCATCGGCTGCCATCTGGGTGAATGCCACTATATCCGGGGCAACGAGATGGCCCTGGCCCGAGCCGAGGTGATTGCCGATACTCTTGAGGATTTGGGCTACGAGAGCGAACGGTTCCAGCTCACCTGGGTTTCCTCGGCGGAACCCGAACGGCTGGCCGACGCCTTCCGTTCCATGAGCGCCCGCCTCGCCGTTCTGCGAGGCGAGACGCCGGCCGAAACCGAGGCCGGCGAGTAG
- a CDS encoding Ni/Fe hydrogenase subunit alpha has product MSQVISIHPVTRIEGHARVDIHLDEVGRVRDARVAIAALRGFEQFVIGRPAEEIPRIVSRICGICPWMHHLAAVKAVDGCFAASVPPAGHLLRELCQILAHIHDKILHFFFLAAPDFVLGPGGDYAVRNIMGLVKQEPELAARVVCMRQLATAMLARFAGKDIHPVAGVVGGFSKPMRKEEQAAMRADGQHLLDFASFALDFAKTRVFARFQEELQSLGTITTGFLGTVDDQGSLRLYDGNLRLMRADGRSVDFPVSDYERFLAEHVESWSSAKMVYAKCWGEGFRLDPKAPQGIYRVNTLARLNVCDQIATPRAQAELEAFRERFGRPAQGTLLYHWARLIELVHACERALELLADDRITAPQARLPAQPAAGRGIGHVEAPRGTLIHDYTTDDNGCITRANLIVGTTHNIAPMNLSVHQAAARLIADGEVDEEILNRIEMAIRAYDP; this is encoded by the coding sequence ATGTCACAGGTCATCAGCATCCATCCGGTCACCCGCATCGAAGGCCATGCCCGGGTCGATATCCACCTCGACGAGGTGGGTCGGGTGCGCGACGCCCGGGTGGCCATCGCCGCCCTGCGCGGGTTCGAACAGTTCGTCATCGGTCGGCCGGCCGAGGAAATTCCCCGGATCGTCAGTCGAATTTGCGGCATCTGTCCGTGGATGCACCATCTGGCCGCGGTCAAGGCCGTGGATGGCTGCTTTGCCGCCTCGGTACCGCCCGCCGGTCACCTATTGCGCGAACTTTGCCAGATATTGGCGCATATCCACGACAAAATCCTTCATTTCTTTTTTCTCGCCGCCCCGGACTTCGTGCTTGGACCCGGGGGCGACTACGCCGTGCGCAACATCATGGGTCTGGTCAAACAGGAACCGGAACTGGCGGCACGGGTGGTGTGCATGCGCCAGCTGGCCACGGCCATGCTGGCCCGTTTCGCCGGCAAGGATATCCATCCGGTGGCCGGCGTGGTGGGTGGCTTCTCCAAACCGATGCGCAAGGAGGAACAAGCGGCGATGCGGGCCGATGGCCAGCACCTGCTCGATTTCGCCTCCTTTGCCCTCGATTTCGCCAAGACCAGGGTATTCGCCCGCTTTCAGGAGGAATTGCAGTCTCTGGGCACGATCACCACCGGTTTTCTTGGCACGGTCGATGACCAGGGCAGCCTGCGACTCTACGACGGCAATCTGCGGCTGATGCGGGCCGATGGCCGCAGTGTCGATTTCCCGGTCAGCGATTATGAGCGGTTTCTTGCCGAACATGTCGAATCCTGGTCCTCGGCCAAAATGGTCTATGCCAAGTGCTGGGGCGAGGGCTTTCGCCTCGACCCAAAGGCGCCCCAGGGGATTTACCGGGTCAATACCCTGGCCCGGCTCAATGTCTGCGACCAGATCGCCACCCCCCGTGCCCAAGCCGAGTTGGAGGCATTCCGTGAACGCTTCGGCCGCCCGGCCCAGGGAACCCTGCTCTATCACTGGGCGCGATTGATCGAACTGGTCCACGCCTGTGAACGGGCCTTGGAACTGCTGGCGGACGACCGGATCACCGCCCCCCAGGCGCGCCTGCCGGCGCAGCCCGCAGCGGGCAGGGGAATCGGCCATGTCGAGGCGCCGCGCGGCACCCTGATCCACGACTACACCACCGATGACAACGGCTGCATCACCCGGGCCAATCTCATTGTCGGCACCACCCACAACATCGCGCCGATGAACCTGAGCGTGCACCAGGCCGCAGCCCGCCTGATCGCCGACGGTGAGGTGGACGAGGAGATCCTCAACCGGATCGAGATGGCCATCCGGGCCTACGACCCGTGA
- a CDS encoding methyl viologen-reducing hydrogenase gives MRPRLSFEWLHACCGCEIALLNSGESLLRLLERVEIVHFPLLMDHKYHSRGETFDLPEAEIGVVSGGVADRAQLAMLKTMRARCHTLIGLGTCATHGGIPALRNQWSVETTLDTVYGQSAGEQGLVPAALAAPLDRVYSVDEQVRLDLCLPGCPPRPETIVEAIVALIDHNSPRLPRKSVCETCPAQRQGKGAERLRRFLDNADHGADEPVERMRCLLEQGLLCMGPVTAGGCGGQEAPLCIQARVPCRGCYGPVRTDGNPLLDMLGALASNGIEYRGLVDRKSLLRFSGAHGLLKPQRRPNLHDQGK, from the coding sequence ATGCGGCCCCGGCTCAGTTTCGAATGGCTCCATGCCTGCTGCGGCTGCGAAATTGCCCTGCTCAACAGCGGCGAGTCGCTGCTGCGCCTGCTGGAGCGGGTGGAGATCGTTCATTTTCCCCTGCTGATGGACCACAAATACCACTCCAGGGGCGAGACCTTCGACCTGCCCGAGGCCGAGATCGGCGTGGTCTCCGGCGGGGTGGCCGACAGGGCGCAGCTGGCGATGCTGAAAACCATGCGTGCCCGCTGCCACACCTTGATTGGACTGGGCACCTGCGCCACCCACGGCGGTATTCCCGCCCTGCGCAACCAGTGGAGCGTCGAAACCACCTTGGACACGGTCTATGGACAGAGTGCGGGCGAACAAGGACTGGTGCCGGCTGCGCTCGCCGCCCCCTTGGATCGGGTCTACAGCGTGGACGAACAGGTGCGGCTCGACCTCTGCCTGCCCGGCTGTCCACCCCGGCCGGAAACGATCGTGGAGGCGATCGTCGCCCTGATTGACCACAACTCGCCGCGCCTGCCGCGCAAGAGCGTGTGCGAGACCTGCCCCGCCCAGCGGCAGGGCAAGGGGGCGGAACGGCTGCGCCGTTTTCTCGACAATGCCGATCATGGGGCGGATGAACCTGTCGAGCGAATGCGCTGCCTACTCGAACAGGGATTGCTGTGCATGGGACCGGTCACCGCCGGCGGCTGCGGCGGCCAGGAGGCGCCACTATGCATCCAGGCACGGGTGCCCTGCCGGGGCTGCTACGGTCCGGTGCGGACGGACGGCAACCCCCTGCTGGACATGCTGGGTGCCCTGGCGAGCAACGGTATCGAGTATCGCGGCCTGGTTGACCGCAAGTCGCTGCTGCGCTTCAGCGGCGCCCACGGCCTGCTCAAGCCGCAACGCCGGCCGAATCTCCACGACCAAGGAAAATAG